The following proteins are encoded in a genomic region of Paenibacillus sp. FSL H3-0469:
- a CDS encoding NHLP leader peptide family RiPP precursor translates to MSVGVLKNQVIQKAWEDPAFKQRLLADPKAALQEALGINLPDNITLKTVEEGSNEFYLVIPPSPSSDVMKTRITPMGTW, encoded by the coding sequence TTGTCAGTAGGAGTTCTTAAGAATCAGGTGATTCAGAAGGCGTGGGAAGATCCGGCTTTCAAGCAAAGACTGCTTGCAGATCCGAAGGCAGCGCTCCAGGAAGCGCTGGGCATCAACCTTCCTGACAACATTACACTGAAGACCGTAGAGGAAGGCTCGAATGAATTCTACCTGGTCATTCCCCCAAGCCCTTCTTCCGATGTAATGAAGACACGTATCACCCCAATGGGAACCTGGTAG
- a CDS encoding Gfo/Idh/MocA family oxidoreductase, which translates to MGIIRFGLVGGGWRAEFYLRIAKALPERFAIAAMYVRNKDKAEELKRIWGVEVYTSQELFLAAGGYSFAVICLNREVSKESIIRLAAEGVPILAETPPAPDLEQLIQLWNAVDRSAVIQIAEQYMFQPMHAARIRLASSGHLGRISQAQVSVAHGYHGISLIRKLLDVRFEQAAIRARSFGSVIMKGPQRSGPPLAEELIQTGQTLATLDFGDKLGVYDFTRDQYFSWIRASRLLVRGERGEIMNDEVSWLQSYDTPVYTKLRRIDAGHGGNLEGLYLRGIMGEGEWLYRNPFIPARLTDEEIAIAECLDRMQRHVEGGPSFYSLAEGCQDQYLALLMEQAAASGETVLSVAQPWAAE; encoded by the coding sequence ATGGGAATCATCAGATTTGGACTGGTGGGCGGAGGCTGGCGGGCAGAATTCTATCTGCGGATCGCCAAGGCCCTTCCTGAGCGCTTTGCTATTGCGGCCATGTACGTCCGCAATAAGGATAAAGCCGAAGAATTGAAGAGAATATGGGGAGTTGAAGTGTACACCTCGCAGGAACTATTTCTTGCAGCGGGCGGTTATTCCTTCGCGGTAATCTGCCTGAACCGCGAAGTCAGCAAAGAAAGCATCATTAGACTGGCTGCCGAGGGGGTTCCCATCCTGGCCGAGACGCCTCCTGCGCCGGATCTGGAACAGCTTATTCAGCTATGGAATGCGGTGGACCGTTCAGCTGTCATCCAGATTGCAGAGCAGTATATGTTCCAGCCGATGCACGCAGCCAGAATCAGGCTGGCCAGCTCGGGACACCTCGGGAGGATCAGTCAGGCGCAGGTATCGGTGGCCCATGGCTATCACGGGATCAGCCTGATCCGCAAGCTGCTGGATGTCCGCTTCGAGCAGGCGGCTATCCGGGCCCGGAGCTTCGGTTCAGTTATTATGAAGGGGCCGCAGCGCAGCGGGCCTCCTCTTGCGGAGGAGCTGATACAGACCGGGCAGACACTGGCTACCCTAGATTTCGGGGACAAGCTTGGAGTCTATGATTTCACCCGTGACCAGTATTTCTCCTGGATCCGGGCCAGCAGGCTGCTCGTCCGGGGAGAGCGCGGTGAAATCATGAATGACGAGGTATCCTGGCTACAGAGCTATGATACTCCGGTCTACACCAAGCTGCGGCGGATAGATGCCGGTCATGGCGGCAATCTGGAAGGCTTGTATCTCCGCGGAATCATGGGGGAGGGGGAGTGGCTGTACCGCAATCCATTTATTCCTGCCCGGCTCACGGATGAGGAGATTGCTATCGCCGAGTGCCTGGATAGAATGCAGCGGCATGTAGAGGGCGGCCCTTCATTCTACAGTCTGGCAGAGGGCTGCCAGGACCAATACCTGGCCCTGCTCATGGAGCAGGCGGCGGCCAGCGGGGAGACGGTCCTATCCGTTGCCCAGCCTTGGGCGGCGGAGTGA
- a CDS encoding glycoside hydrolase family 9 protein produces MNSPDSVQASVSGIFIRVNQVGYSPAAGKIAIVLSSTGLSGVRYDVFNSNNTSVLNGTITTASKGSWGDAGGANCAYSYAIDFSALTTAGSGYYIKINAYKSPVFAISNSVYSSLADLSMQFFKVQRCGNTSPQDHSVCHMTGTNSSIDGKPDGASGTKDFTGGWHDASDYIKFLSTIGHVTDVMLTTYIHHPEVFPAPGGAAGALTEAKVGLDFILKLWDNTNQILYMEVADGLDHDVENDDLDSRSKTWPQNDNTIYGAARPVHPCPAGTGANLAGKAAAALALGAKIWGDSAGPVYNAALAAGYLTAAKQIYTWGKTRTGIAGDADGFYVDTDYKDDMAWAAAELYRATGTAAYLTEAKSFCDSAGEWYNKSNTSLNWSRAYHWANYEVASLDPAYKNTAAGRMNNHLNLKKNYADGQFWNTSSEPKWGTYEAMSNNAVEAMMYQELTGNTTYAVLAQQQIDFMLGRNPWGVSKLNGAGTTWFKNPRHRVTTLNRVNNPNYQLRGAWSEGFETSSQYAVDQQDPLLTGQEDPGIVQFNDNRMIWHDNRRDYATNEVTISGNAAGMAMAAFMGGGASSGAPTDYITNGDAYVRDGTYAATNYGTAATVDVKGDADEGYNRKGFVRFDLTGRTGSPVASALLKIYCNAVSASTPVKVYGLTGSDEWIESGTGGITWNNQPGSTGAVLVGTIQVSTAGWYTIDATGFVNSQLGGDKKMTFKLQVENNNGATISFNSKENTANKPVLTVS; encoded by the coding sequence ATGAATTCACCAGATTCGGTTCAAGCTAGTGTAAGCGGCATATTTATAAGGGTTAACCAGGTTGGATACAGTCCGGCTGCGGGTAAAATAGCCATCGTATTATCAAGCACGGGCTTGAGCGGAGTTAGATATGATGTGTTCAATTCAAACAACACCTCGGTATTGAACGGAACCATTACCACAGCCAGTAAAGGGAGCTGGGGTGACGCGGGTGGTGCAAATTGTGCTTATTCCTATGCTATAGATTTCAGTGCACTAACTACTGCCGGAAGCGGATATTATATAAAAATCAACGCCTATAAGTCCCCGGTCTTCGCTATAAGCAATTCGGTTTACAGCAGTCTGGCCGACCTGTCCATGCAGTTCTTCAAAGTGCAGCGGTGTGGAAATACCAGTCCGCAGGATCATAGCGTATGCCATATGACGGGAACGAACTCATCCATTGACGGAAAGCCGGATGGTGCTTCCGGCACCAAGGACTTTACCGGGGGCTGGCATGATGCCTCGGATTATATCAAATTTCTGAGCACCATCGGACATGTTACGGATGTGATGCTAACGACTTATATCCACCATCCGGAAGTTTTTCCTGCTCCCGGAGGCGCGGCCGGAGCTTTGACGGAAGCGAAGGTAGGTCTTGATTTCATTCTCAAGCTGTGGGACAACACCAACCAGATTCTGTATATGGAAGTAGCCGACGGCCTGGACCATGATGTCGAGAATGATGATCTGGATTCCCGCAGCAAAACCTGGCCGCAAAATGACAATACGATCTATGGCGCGGCGCGTCCGGTGCATCCATGCCCTGCCGGTACAGGCGCAAACTTGGCCGGAAAAGCTGCAGCTGCCTTAGCACTAGGAGCTAAGATATGGGGAGATTCTGCCGGACCGGTCTATAATGCTGCATTAGCTGCCGGCTATTTGACTGCAGCCAAGCAGATCTACACCTGGGGGAAGACAAGGACAGGAATTGCTGGGGATGCGGACGGATTCTACGTGGATACGGACTATAAAGACGATATGGCCTGGGCGGCTGCCGAGCTCTACCGGGCCACAGGTACCGCCGCCTATTTAACAGAAGCGAAATCGTTCTGTGACAGTGCGGGAGAATGGTACAACAAAAGTAACACGAGCCTCAACTGGTCCAGAGCCTATCACTGGGCAAACTATGAGGTCGCCTCCCTTGATCCGGCTTATAAGAATACTGCCGCAGGCCGGATGAATAATCATCTGAACCTGAAAAAGAATTATGCTGACGGGCAATTCTGGAATACCAGCAGTGAACCCAAATGGGGTACGTATGAAGCCATGAGCAATAATGCGGTAGAAGCCATGATGTATCAGGAATTAACCGGAAATACCACATATGCGGTTCTGGCCCAGCAGCAGATTGATTTCATGCTGGGAAGGAATCCGTGGGGCGTGAGTAAGTTAAATGGTGCGGGTACCACCTGGTTTAAAAATCCCCGCCACCGTGTAACCACATTGAACCGTGTGAATAACCCGAATTATCAGCTCCGCGGAGCCTGGAGCGAGGGGTTTGAGACCAGCAGCCAGTACGCTGTAGACCAGCAGGACCCGCTGCTTACCGGGCAGGAAGATCCGGGTATCGTGCAGTTCAATGACAACCGGATGATCTGGCATGATAACCGCAGAGATTATGCTACCAATGAGGTTACGATATCAGGCAATGCAGCGGGTATGGCGATGGCCGCCTTCATGGGAGGAGGCGCATCCTCAGGTGCACCAACCGACTATATTACAAATGGAGATGCCTATGTAAGAGACGGCACCTATGCGGCAACCAACTATGGAACAGCAGCAACAGTCGATGTAAAGGGAGATGCGGATGAGGGCTATAACCGGAAAGGGTTTGTAAGATTCGATCTTACCGGTCGTACTGGATCACCCGTTGCTTCTGCTCTCTTGAAGATATACTGTAATGCCGTATCTGCGTCAACGCCTGTGAAGGTATACGGACTTACCGGCAGTGATGAATGGATAGAGTCGGGAACAGGAGGCATCACCTGGAACAATCAGCCGGGCAGTACAGGTGCAGTGCTGGTTGGAACCATTCAGGTATCTACAGCCGGCTGGTACACTATCGATGCAACGGGGTTTGTGAACAGCCAGCTCGGCGGCGATAAGAAAATGACCTTCAAGCTGCAGGTTGAGAACAATAACGGTGCAACGATAAGCTTCAACAGCAAAGAAAACACAGCCAATAAACCGGTTCTGACTGTGAGTTAG
- a CDS encoding AraC family transcriptional regulator translates to MRRRTDFKFAFNALFVKLMLSFLSVILLLASFNLFSHLYLSKKVYQEMVRQNELSLKQTALSYENHFRLTQNIILTLNRSHTWTANLGLLSQVRENRRYDVVREVKSDLATVYSNPFLHIENFILYFKEADYVFEKDGTSSMNDMFSKYYASKEYPPGYWSRQTMGNQYMRVLPAANFRESTMNSSRPLGSLLPLVTQVLPNKEVYGIVMLNARELQTAYGDGSASPFYILDADGVMLFSTSADRPILGDISGSISYHEQVGDQYYFYQKGEQTGFTYVQVTPAAAVTSGIRQMQLLLAALLTAAVLTSILFSLFFSYRLNRPLQRLIAALERKSGTGADKLSSVKEFAIIGDRMSRILETNQFIQTDLEHKNSLVRQYAYSHKIKNIPLNPNLLDLEDAQAEDRPYAAVLFKLSFKQPSQSPEKDTLMLWQLIQHLFLGSEGDIVAVQPEQNQLLLLLFQCGPQSAILQTLQTLKELLEVEPAFYLTIAVSPVYSGETPITGAYGILSSLLKERRLNEETQIIVEPRASSARSFHVKVTHGEELSGLLLSGNEEAVLGWLARQLEQLNQKDAAAEDFRAFAAGAVEQAGKTVMKLGLEEAVLIQPALKENFESFYSTGQYKEWLHAMVRPILAAMREKSETRDPVLAYMLDYLDKHYGENINLNLVADKLNLSPGYLSTFFKEKQGINFSDYLNNLRISHAKELLMNVDLRIQEIALQVGYLNVNSFIRMFKRASGLTPGEYRKSHASGGLPAVEDEP, encoded by the coding sequence ATGCGCAGAAGAACAGACTTTAAATTTGCTTTCAACGCCTTGTTCGTGAAGCTAATGCTGAGCTTTCTCAGCGTTATCCTGCTGCTGGCTTCTTTCAATCTTTTCTCTCATCTATATCTGAGCAAGAAGGTCTATCAGGAGATGGTCCGCCAGAATGAGCTGAGTCTCAAGCAAACCGCCCTGAGCTACGAGAACCATTTCCGGCTGACACAGAACATCATTCTAACCCTTAACCGATCGCATACATGGACGGCCAACCTGGGCCTCTTGAGCCAGGTCCGCGAGAACAGGCGTTATGATGTGGTCCGTGAGGTCAAATCGGATCTGGCGACCGTCTACTCCAACCCGTTCCTGCATATTGAGAACTTCATTCTCTATTTCAAAGAAGCGGATTATGTTTTTGAAAAGGACGGCACAAGCAGTATGAACGATATGTTCTCCAAATATTATGCCAGCAAGGAGTATCCGCCGGGGTATTGGAGCCGGCAGACGATGGGCAATCAGTACATGAGGGTACTGCCTGCAGCTAATTTTAGAGAGAGTACGATGAATTCCTCGCGTCCGCTTGGATCGCTGCTGCCGCTGGTCACCCAGGTTCTGCCCAATAAGGAGGTCTATGGCATTGTCATGCTGAATGCACGCGAATTGCAAACGGCTTACGGGGATGGGAGCGCAAGTCCGTTCTATATTCTGGATGCAGACGGTGTAATGCTGTTCTCCACCTCGGCAGACCGGCCGATATTAGGCGATATCTCCGGGAGCATCAGCTACCATGAGCAGGTCGGAGACCAATATTATTTCTATCAAAAAGGCGAACAGACCGGATTCACTTATGTCCAGGTTACACCAGCCGCTGCAGTGACTTCCGGAATACGCCAGATGCAGCTGCTGCTGGCCGCCCTGCTGACTGCCGCCGTGCTCACCAGTATTCTGTTTTCGCTGTTCTTCAGTTACCGTCTTAACCGGCCGCTGCAGCGGCTGATTGCAGCACTGGAGCGCAAGTCGGGTACAGGCGCGGATAAGCTAAGCAGCGTGAAGGAATTCGCTATCATCGGGGACCGCATGAGCCGTATTCTGGAGACCAACCAATTCATTCAGACCGATCTGGAGCATAAAAATTCGCTGGTGCGCCAGTACGCCTACTCCCATAAAATTAAGAACATCCCCCTGAATCCCAATCTGCTGGATCTGGAGGATGCCCAAGCGGAAGACCGGCCGTATGCAGCCGTGCTGTTCAAGCTCAGCTTCAAGCAGCCGTCCCAGAGCCCGGAGAAGGATACCCTGATGCTGTGGCAGCTGATCCAGCACCTGTTCCTGGGCAGCGAAGGGGATATAGTGGCTGTGCAGCCGGAGCAGAACCAGCTGCTGCTGTTGCTGTTCCAATGCGGACCGCAGAGCGCTATTCTTCAGACACTCCAGACTCTGAAGGAGCTGCTGGAGGTGGAGCCCGCCTTTTATTTGACCATCGCGGTAAGTCCTGTCTACTCCGGAGAGACTCCGATTACCGGTGCTTACGGGATTCTCTCCTCACTGCTTAAAGAACGCAGGCTGAACGAAGAAACCCAGATTATCGTGGAGCCGCGTGCTTCATCGGCCCGTTCCTTTCATGTCAAAGTAACCCATGGGGAGGAGCTGTCGGGCCTTCTGCTGTCAGGCAATGAGGAAGCGGTGCTGGGATGGCTGGCCAGGCAGCTGGAGCAGTTGAACCAGAAAGACGCTGCGGCCGAAGATTTCCGGGCCTTTGCCGCGGGAGCGGTGGAGCAGGCGGGCAAGACGGTAATGAAACTGGGGTTGGAGGAGGCTGTACTGATTCAGCCAGCCCTTAAGGAGAACTTCGAAAGCTTCTATTCCACCGGGCAGTATAAGGAATGGCTTCACGCAATGGTCCGGCCGATCCTTGCCGCCATGCGGGAGAAATCCGAGACCAGAGACCCCGTGCTTGCCTATATGCTGGACTATCTGGATAAGCACTACGGAGAGAATATCAATCTGAATCTTGTTGCAGACAAGCTGAATCTGAGTCCGGGCTATCTGTCCACCTTCTTCAAGGAGAAGCAAGGAATCAATTTCAGCGACTATCTGAACAACCTGCGGATCAGCCATGCCAAGGAGCTGCTGATGAACGTCGACCTGCGCATTCAGGAGATCGCACTCCAGGTCGGCTACCTGAATGTCAATTCCTTCATCCGTATGTTCAAACGCGCCTCCGGCCTTACGCCCGGCGAATACCGCAAAAGCCACGCCAGCGGAGGACTGCCCGCTGTGGAAGACGAGCCTTGA
- a CDS encoding ABC transporter permease subunit — MKTWRRNKLLWLLFLPCLLYYLIFKYLPMFGLVITFKDYNLFKGIWASNWVGFKYYRMFLENPDFLLLMKNTFLLGLYRLVFGFPAPILLAILLNEVRKASFKRLVQTVSYLPHFISNVIVASMVIMFLSPTGGLINNLLGGLGIGPVNFMNEPGFFRIIYVLSEIWQHIGWETIIYLAALTAIDPQLYEAAEMDGAGRLRRIWHITLPGISPAIVITLILNIGQVLEIGFEKVFLMQNPAIYETADIISTYVYRVGMQQGNFSYGASIDLFMGMISLVFIYSANWISRRISETSLW; from the coding sequence ATGAAGACCTGGAGAAGGAACAAATTATTATGGCTGCTGTTTCTTCCCTGTCTGCTGTATTATTTGATTTTCAAGTATCTGCCTATGTTCGGGCTGGTGATCACGTTTAAGGATTACAATCTGTTCAAGGGGATCTGGGCCAGTAACTGGGTGGGCTTCAAATACTACCGGATGTTTCTGGAGAACCCGGATTTCCTGCTGCTGATGAAGAATACCTTTCTGCTTGGGTTATACCGGCTGGTATTCGGCTTTCCTGCCCCGATCCTGCTCGCGATTCTGCTGAATGAGGTAAGGAAGGCATCCTTCAAACGCCTCGTGCAGACGGTAAGCTATCTTCCGCATTTCATCTCCAATGTCATTGTTGCCAGTATGGTGATTATGTTTCTCTCGCCAACGGGAGGGCTGATCAATAATCTGCTCGGGGGCCTTGGCATCGGACCTGTTAACTTCATGAACGAGCCGGGTTTCTTCCGTATCATTTATGTACTCTCCGAAATCTGGCAGCATATCGGCTGGGAGACCATCATCTATCTGGCTGCGCTAACCGCCATTGATCCCCAACTGTACGAAGCCGCAGAAATGGACGGAGCAGGCAGACTGCGGCGAATCTGGCATATTACGCTGCCGGGTATCTCTCCCGCGATTGTCATTACACTCATTCTGAATATCGGGCAGGTGCTGGAGATTGGCTTCGAGAAGGTCTTCTTGATGCAGAATCCGGCGATTTACGAAACTGCGGATATTATCAGCACTTATGTATACAGAGTCGGTATGCAGCAAGGTAATTTCAGCTACGGCGCTTCCATAGACCTATTCATGGGGATGATCAGTCTGGTCTTCATCTATAGTGCCAACTGGATCAGCCGCCGCATAAGTGAAACCAGTCTATGGTAG
- a CDS encoding carbohydrate ABC transporter permease: protein MKFRINLFSIINGIALLMVVAVTLYPFVHMLAVSLSSDSNVIQNKVSIWPKGFNLDMYKVVLEDSKIWVAYKNTIVYTFTGTLISLLITSTGAYALSRSDMALRKSLTMLIVVTMFFSGGMIPTFLVVRSLNLVDTVWGMVLPGAVSTWNLILMRTFFAGIPKELEESGRMDGLNDIGIFARIIVPLSKASFATIALFYAVSMWNNFLGPLLYLRSSELFPLQVLLRNMVLAGTSSSGDVTGIGGDNQIVEESLKYATIMVSTLPILAVYPFIQKYFVQGAMIGAVKG from the coding sequence ATGAAATTCCGGATTAACCTGTTCAGTATAATCAATGGGATTGCGCTGCTGATGGTTGTGGCCGTTACGCTGTATCCGTTTGTACACATGCTGGCGGTGTCGCTTAGCAGTGATTCTAATGTCATCCAGAATAAAGTGTCTATCTGGCCCAAGGGCTTTAACCTTGACATGTATAAAGTGGTACTGGAGGACTCCAAGATCTGGGTGGCTTACAAGAACACGATCGTCTACACCTTTACGGGTACACTGATCTCCCTGCTCATCACCTCCACGGGAGCTTACGCCTTGTCGCGGAGCGATATGGCGCTGCGCAAAAGCTTGACCATGCTGATTGTGGTCACCATGTTCTTCAGCGGCGGGATGATTCCCACCTTCCTCGTGGTCCGCTCTCTGAATCTGGTCGATACCGTATGGGGGATGGTGCTGCCGGGTGCGGTGAGCACCTGGAATCTGATTCTGATGCGGACGTTCTTCGCGGGCATTCCGAAGGAGCTGGAGGAGTCGGGGCGTATGGACGGATTGAATGACATCGGTATCTTTGCCCGTATCATCGTGCCCTTGTCCAAAGCTTCATTTGCGACGATTGCGCTCTTCTATGCGGTGAGTATGTGGAATAATTTCCTCGGCCCGCTCTTGTATCTGCGCTCCTCGGAGCTGTTCCCGCTGCAGGTACTGCTGCGCAATATGGTCCTTGCCGGCACCTCCAGCTCAGGAGATGTAACCGGTATTGGGGGGGATAATCAGATTGTTGAAGAATCGCTGAAATATGCGACGATTATGGTATCAACACTTCCGATTCTGGCCGTGTATCCGTTTATCCAGAAGTATTTCGTCCAAGGCGCAATGATTGGAGCCGTCAAAGGCTGA
- a CDS encoding extracellular solute-binding protein: MRKWMTASLLTVMASLLFSGCSGNNKNAAAPEAAVQEGSEGSGSPSALPVKTFTALLDNNATFPYSESWPVWSWLKEKTGVTLKVQTPSGELEESLNLAIASKNLPDILYMPNRKESNKFGQQGALVDIKEYMDKMPNLSKWIQQYPDEAKAALSADGKMYMFPNQGFGETNRLVWMYRKDVFDKEGLKAPTTYEELHEALQVLKAKYPDSFPLSIRYGQNPDELNASMTINFGTSEGAYFDFDNSEWHYGPTEPAYKEMLGMWKSFYDEGLIPPDFLSLQTKQWQDMVSTSKSFVTVDYISRIDFFNNAMQKDNPEYNMKFLAPPAGLAGGKQLNPYFHYLESGLTVASTSKQIEDIMAYMDFFYTEEGRTLASWGKEGETYTKEGGTIKFKPEYSDVTEMRKQTGLQTSGTYTWIDFDAHLSLFSDNLKHAYEEAAKYDPSAMQPRPAFTEQENEVISLTGEAINKHRDESFAKFVTGSRNLAEWDKYVEEMNNLGVDKLVGVYKEAYERMQNVQLSGE, encoded by the coding sequence ATGAGAAAATGGATGACTGCAAGTCTGCTTACCGTGATGGCATCGCTGCTTTTTTCCGGCTGCAGCGGCAACAATAAGAATGCAGCCGCGCCGGAAGCTGCTGTGCAGGAGGGCAGTGAAGGTTCGGGAAGTCCGTCTGCATTGCCAGTCAAGACCTTCACGGCGCTGCTGGACAACAATGCTACGTTTCCTTATTCGGAGTCCTGGCCGGTCTGGAGCTGGCTGAAGGAGAAGACCGGTGTCACCCTGAAGGTGCAGACGCCTTCCGGGGAGCTTGAAGAAAGCCTCAATCTGGCGATTGCCTCCAAAAACCTGCCGGACATCCTATATATGCCGAACCGTAAGGAATCTAACAAATTCGGCCAGCAAGGTGCTCTGGTGGATATCAAGGAGTATATGGACAAGATGCCGAACCTGAGCAAGTGGATCCAGCAGTATCCTGATGAAGCTAAGGCGGCGTTGTCCGCAGACGGGAAGATGTATATGTTCCCGAACCAGGGCTTCGGAGAGACGAACCGCTTAGTCTGGATGTACCGGAAGGATGTTTTTGACAAGGAAGGCTTGAAGGCGCCAACGACCTATGAGGAGCTTCATGAAGCTCTTCAGGTGTTGAAGGCGAAATATCCGGATAGCTTTCCGCTCTCCATCCGTTACGGGCAGAACCCCGATGAGCTGAATGCCAGCATGACGATAAACTTCGGAACCAGTGAGGGCGCATATTTTGATTTTGATAACAGTGAGTGGCATTACGGGCCAACAGAGCCCGCGTATAAGGAAATGCTCGGCATGTGGAAAAGCTTCTATGATGAAGGGCTGATTCCTCCTGATTTCCTCTCGCTGCAGACAAAGCAGTGGCAGGATATGGTATCTACCAGCAAGTCTTTTGTCACCGTCGATTATATCAGCCGGATTGATTTCTTCAACAATGCGATGCAGAAAGACAACCCTGAATACAACATGAAGTTCCTGGCTCCACCCGCAGGTCTGGCGGGCGGCAAGCAGCTCAATCCTTATTTTCACTATCTGGAGAGCGGTCTGACAGTGGCTTCGACCTCGAAGCAGATTGAAGACATCATGGCCTATATGGATTTCTTCTATACAGAGGAAGGGCGTACACTTGCCAGCTGGGGCAAGGAGGGGGAGACCTATACCAAAGAAGGCGGTACGATCAAGTTCAAGCCGGAATACAGCGATGTGACCGAAATGCGCAAGCAGACCGGGCTGCAAACCAGCGGCACGTATACCTGGATCGACTTCGATGCCCATCTGTCGCTGTTCTCCGATAACCTGAAGCATGCTTATGAAGAAGCGGCCAAGTATGACCCGTCCGCCATGCAGCCCCGCCCGGCCTTCACCGAGCAGGAGAATGAAGTGATCTCGCTTACCGGGGAAGCGATCAACAAGCACCGGGATGAGAGCTTCGCCAAATTCGTCACCGGCTCCCGAAATCTGGCCGAATGGGATAAGTATGTGGAGGAAATGAACAATCTGGGCGTGGATAAGCTGGTAGGCGTATATAAGGAAGCTTACGAACGTATGCAGAACGTGCAGCTGAGCGGGGAATAA